A stretch of Sulfitobacter sp. THAF37 DNA encodes these proteins:
- a CDS encoding MFS transporter — protein sequence MTQYVTLEDAKHQPFWRRPVALLFLMALAMPIAFNTWSALLNNFVIEVADFDGSDIGLLHTVREIPGFLAVGVIAIIIFVREQVLGLVSLALLGAATAVTAWFPSLGGILTITMLSSIGFHYYETVNQSLQLQWLKIEDAPRMLGWLLAAGSFATLMAYLAIMALWETLDLSYNSVYLAGGGVTLLIAVFAMLAYPQFEAPTPQVKKMVLRRRYWLYYALQFMAGARRQIFVVFAGFMMVERFGYEVHQITTLYLVNLVANMVLAPLMGRAVGHFGERRTLGFEYIGLVCVFLAYGGVYYLGWGVMVAAVLYVLDHLFFGLALALKTYFQKIADPADIAPTAAVAFTINHIAAVFLPVLLGLLWLVSPAAVFFLAAGMAGVSLSLAMLIPRHPAPGNETIFAGAVPQAAE from the coding sequence ATGACCCAATACGTGACCCTTGAAGATGCCAAGCATCAGCCCTTCTGGCGGCGGCCGGTGGCGCTGCTGTTCCTGATGGCGCTGGCGATGCCCATCGCCTTCAACACCTGGTCGGCGCTGCTGAACAACTTCGTCATCGAGGTTGCGGATTTCGACGGGTCGGACATCGGGCTGTTGCACACCGTGCGCGAGATACCGGGATTTCTGGCCGTCGGGGTCATCGCCATCATCATTTTCGTGCGCGAGCAGGTGCTGGGGCTGGTGTCGCTGGCGCTGCTGGGGGCGGCGACGGCTGTCACCGCCTGGTTTCCCTCGCTGGGCGGGATCCTGACCATTACGATGCTGTCGTCCATCGGGTTCCATTACTACGAGACGGTGAACCAGTCGCTTCAGCTGCAATGGCTGAAGATCGAGGATGCGCCGCGGATGCTGGGCTGGCTGCTGGCGGCGGGGTCCTTTGCGACGCTGATGGCCTATCTGGCGATCATGGCGCTGTGGGAGACGCTGGACCTGAGCTACAACAGTGTCTACCTGGCGGGCGGCGGCGTCACGCTGCTGATCGCGGTTTTCGCCATGCTGGCCTATCCGCAGTTCGAGGCACCGACACCGCAGGTCAAGAAGATGGTGCTGCGCCGTCGCTATTGGCTGTATTACGCGCTGCAGTTCATGGCGGGCGCGCGGCGGCAGATATTCGTCGTCTTCGCCGGGTTCATGATGGTCGAGCGGTTCGGCTACGAAGTGCATCAGATCACGACGCTCTACCTGGTGAACCTGGTCGCGAACATGGTGCTGGCGCCGCTGATGGGCCGCGCGGTGGGGCATTTCGGCGAACGCCGGACGCTGGGGTTCGAATACATCGGGCTGGTCTGCGTGTTCCTGGCCTATGGCGGCGTCTACTACCTGGGCTGGGGCGTCATGGTGGCGGCGGTGCTCTACGTGCTGGACCATCTGTTCTTCGGGCTCGCGCTGGCGCTGAAGACCTACTTTCAGAAGATCGCGGACCCGGCGGATATCGCGCCGACCGCGGCGGTGGCCTTTACCATCAATCATATCGCGGCGGTTTTCCTGCCCGTGCTGCTGGGGCTGTTGTGGCTGGTGTCGCCCGCGGCGGTGTTTTTCCTTGCGGCGGGGATGGCTGGGGTGTCGCTGAGCCTGGCGATGCTGATCCCGCGTCATCCGGCGCCGGGCAACGAGACGATCTTTGCCGGCGCGGTGCCACAGGCAGCGGAGTGA
- a CDS encoding MATE family efflux transporter, with protein sequence MSREGRFLTGGTMGHVVRMTVTGALGITFVFLVDAANLVWISQLGDPQLVAAIGFAYAVQFFSVSIAVGLMIATTAVISRSIGAGAHAQARRQASAGTVISACTLTLVVAAIVGFRHELVGLAGATGETARLAARYLAITIPSLIPMSASLACSGVLRAHGYGAKAMYVTLFSGVVLLVLDPILIFYLGWGLDGAAIGLVLFRFSLLGLALYFAVFQLGLLDRPRLRTLRNIAGPFAAVAVPAVATQMSTPAGNYFLTIVMAQFGDDAMAAWAVIGRLTVVAFGGIFSLSGAIGGIFGQNYGAGRMSRVRSTYRDALVFCGIYTLVAWGLLLIATPQVIALFGLQGRGAEVLRAFTLVGVGGFVFIGALFVSNAAFNNLGRAGRSTLVNWVKDGLLSWPAAALLAAAFGAQGVIYGQALAGAIVGLGAAIWGWFYVRGLRDPVGAPLDPVPTQSYPNIDRHRRR encoded by the coding sequence ATGTCCCGGGAGGGCCGCTTTCTGACCGGTGGCACCATGGGACATGTGGTCCGTATGACGGTCACAGGGGCGCTGGGCATCACCTTTGTCTTTCTTGTCGATGCAGCCAACCTGGTGTGGATCTCGCAGCTGGGCGACCCGCAGCTGGTGGCGGCCATCGGTTTTGCCTACGCGGTCCAGTTCTTTTCGGTGTCCATCGCCGTGGGGTTGATGATCGCCACCACCGCCGTCATCTCGCGCAGCATCGGTGCCGGGGCCCATGCCCAGGCGCGGCGGCAGGCGTCGGCGGGCACGGTGATCTCGGCCTGCACGCTGACGCTGGTGGTCGCGGCGATCGTCGGCTTCCGTCACGAGCTGGTTGGCCTCGCGGGCGCCACCGGCGAGACCGCCCGACTGGCCGCGCGCTATCTCGCGATCACGATCCCCTCGCTGATCCCGATGTCCGCGTCGCTGGCCTGTTCGGGGGTGCTGCGCGCGCATGGCTATGGCGCCAAGGCGATGTATGTCACGTTATTCTCGGGCGTGGTGCTGCTGGTGCTGGACCCGATCCTGATCTTCTACCTGGGGTGGGGGCTGGACGGGGCGGCGATCGGCCTGGTCCTGTTCCGGTTCAGCCTGCTGGGGCTGGCGCTTTACTTCGCGGTCTTCCAGCTGGGCCTGCTGGACCGGCCCCGCCTGCGCACGCTGCGCAATATCGCGGGGCCTTTCGCCGCCGTGGCGGTGCCTGCGGTGGCGACCCAGATGTCCACCCCCGCGGGCAACTACTTTCTGACCATCGTGATGGCGCAGTTCGGAGATGACGCGATGGCCGCCTGGGCGGTCATCGGGCGGCTGACGGTGGTGGCCTTTGGCGGTATCTTCTCCTTGTCGGGGGCCATCGGCGGGATCTTTGGCCAGAACTACGGCGCGGGGCGGATGAGCCGGGTGCGCAGCACCTACCGCGATGCTCTGGTTTTCTGCGGCATCTATACCCTGGTGGCCTGGGGGCTGCTGCTGATCGCGACGCCGCAGGTGATCGCGCTCTTCGGTCTGCAGGGGCGCGGCGCCGAGGTGCTGCGCGCCTTTACCCTGGTGGGGGTCGGCGGCTTTGTCTTCATCGGGGCGCTTTTCGTGTCCAACGCGGCCTTCAACAATCTCGGGCGCGCGGGCCGGTCCACCTTGGTGAACTGGGTCAAGGACGGGCTGCTGAGCTGGCCTGCCGCGGCGCTGCTGGCGGCGGCCTTCGGTGCGCAGGGCGTGATCTATGGCCAGGCGCTGGCGGGGGCGATCGTCGGCCTTGGCGCGGCGATCTGGGGCTGGTTCTACGTCAGGGGGCTGCGCGATCCGGTGGGCGCCCCCCTTGACCCCGTTCCAACGCAGTCCTACCCGAACATTGACAGACACCGGAGACGCTGA
- a CDS encoding 50S ribosomal protein L11 methyltransferase yields MPTFTALTTLEGRAPAYKLGEAMEAMTPAPTGVGVFEMEDGSGLWEVGGYFEEAPDDASLALLATAMGAKPFVVSELPETDWVAHVRRELAPVEAGRFFVYGSHDADKVPEGVEPLLIEAAMAFGTGHHGTTLGCLRALDRLAAGGFAGANVVDIGCGTAVLAMAAARIWPETVLASDIDAVAVEVAKANVAANGLSGRVRCVEAAGFGHPDLSSAAPFDLVFANILKGPLIALAPDMADSLQPAGYAILSGILNEQADEVIEVYARHGVNLVDRESIVDWTTLTLQKNT; encoded by the coding sequence ATGCCTACTTTTACCGCCCTCACCACTCTCGAAGGCCGCGCACCCGCCTACAAGCTGGGCGAGGCGATGGAAGCGATGACCCCCGCACCCACAGGTGTCGGCGTGTTCGAGATGGAGGACGGTTCGGGCCTTTGGGAGGTCGGCGGCTATTTCGAGGAGGCGCCGGACGACGCGAGCCTCGCCCTGCTGGCAACCGCGATGGGGGCCAAACCCTTTGTCGTGTCGGAACTGCCCGAAACCGACTGGGTCGCCCATGTGCGGCGCGAACTTGCCCCGGTCGAGGCGGGCCGGTTCTTTGTCTACGGCAGCCACGACGCGGACAAGGTGCCCGAGGGCGTCGAGCCGCTGTTGATCGAGGCGGCGATGGCCTTTGGCACGGGGCATCATGGCACAACGCTGGGGTGCCTGCGGGCGCTTGATCGCCTGGCGGCGGGCGGGTTCGCAGGGGCCAACGTGGTGGACATCGGCTGCGGTACCGCGGTTCTGGCGATGGCGGCCGCGCGGATCTGGCCAGAAACGGTGCTGGCCAGCGACATCGACGCGGTTGCGGTCGAGGTCGCCAAGGCGAATGTGGCGGCAAATGGGCTGTCAGGGCGGGTGCGCTGTGTCGAGGCGGCGGGCTTCGGCCACCCCGACCTGTCGTCGGCGGCCCCCTTCGATCTCGTCTTTGCCAATATCCTGAAGGGGCCTCTGATCGCACTGGCCCCCGACATGGCCGATTCGCTGCAACCTGCGGGCTACGCTATTCTGTCGGGCATTTTGAACGAACAGGCCGACGAGGTGATCGAGGTTTATGCACGCCACGGCGTCAATCTGGTGGACCGCGAGAGCATTGTTGACTGGACCACGCTGACCTTGCAAAAAAACACCTGA
- a CDS encoding DUF1127 domain-containing protein, with protein MAAFDTTRTAYGSTNAVSRFFSGLTAVTSMFVAWKDARATRRALSSLTDRELEDIGLVRGDIDLVAQSNLIR; from the coding sequence ATGGCAGCTTTCGACACCACCCGCACCGCATACGGCTCCACCAACGCCGTGTCCCGCTTCTTCTCCGGTCTGACTGCAGTCACGTCGATGTTCGTCGCCTGGAAAGATGCCCGCGCAACCCGCCGGGCCCTTTCGTCACTGACGGACCGCGAGCTTGAAGACATCGGCCTCGTCCGGGGCGACATCGACCTGGTTGCACAATCCAACCTGATCCGCTGA
- the ruvC gene encoding crossover junction endodeoxyribonuclease RuvC translates to MIRVIGIDPGLRNLGWGIIDVSGPRLSHVANGVIVSQGDDLARRLLSLHAQLTRIVVTYRPQAAAVEQTFVNRDGAGTLKLGQARGIAMLVPAQAGLEVGEYAPNTVKKTVVGVGHADKGQVSHMVRMQLPGIEIAGPDAADALAIAICHAHHGGATGLAAAVARASA, encoded by the coding sequence ATGATACGGGTAATCGGCATTGATCCGGGGTTGCGCAACCTGGGCTGGGGCATCATCGACGTGTCCGGGCCGCGGCTGTCGCATGTGGCCAACGGGGTGATCGTGTCGCAGGGCGACGACCTTGCGCGGCGGCTTTTGTCGCTGCATGCGCAACTGACGCGGATCGTGGTCACATATCGGCCCCAGGCCGCGGCGGTGGAGCAGACCTTTGTCAACAGGGACGGCGCGGGCACGCTCAAGCTGGGTCAGGCGCGGGGCATCGCGATGCTGGTCCCGGCGCAGGCGGGGCTGGAGGTGGGTGAATATGCGCCCAACACGGTCAAGAAGACGGTGGTCGGCGTCGGCCATGCCGACAAGGGGCAGGTGTCTCATATGGTGCGGATGCAACTGCCCGGGATCGAGATCGCGGGCCCGGATGCGGCGGATGCGCTGGCCATCGCGATTTGCCATGCCCACCACGGCGGCGCGACAGGGCTGGCGGCGGCCGTGGCACGGGCCAGCGCATGA
- the ruvA gene encoding Holliday junction branch migration protein RuvA gives MIGKITGVIDYRAADHLLIDVRGVGYLVYCSERTLAALPGVGEVVALYTDLVVREDLMQLFGFQTLAEKEWHRLLTSVQGVGAKASLAILGALGPDGVSRAIALGDWNAVKAARGVGPKIAQRVVLDLKDKAPGVMAMGGTLAQAQGDAEAEVIEPAAPRPARATPAASSAQADALSALGNLGYAPGDAAGAVVQAAGEMPDADTPALIRAALKLLAPKG, from the coding sequence ATGATTGGCAAGATTACCGGCGTGATCGACTACCGCGCGGCGGATCATCTGCTGATCGACGTGCGCGGTGTCGGCTATCTGGTCTATTGTTCCGAACGAACGCTTGCCGCCCTGCCGGGCGTGGGCGAGGTCGTGGCGCTTTATACCGATCTGGTGGTGCGTGAAGACCTGATGCAGCTTTTCGGCTTCCAGACCCTGGCAGAGAAGGAATGGCACCGCCTGCTGACATCGGTGCAGGGGGTGGGGGCCAAGGCGTCGCTCGCCATCCTGGGCGCGCTGGGGCCGGACGGGGTGAGCCGCGCCATCGCGCTGGGCGACTGGAACGCGGTCAAGGCGGCCAGGGGCGTCGGCCCCAAGATCGCGCAGCGCGTGGTGCTGGACCTCAAGGACAAGGCCCCCGGTGTCATGGCGATGGGCGGCACCCTGGCGCAGGCGCAGGGCGATGCGGAGGCGGAGGTGATCGAGCCCGCCGCCCCCCGTCCCGCCCGCGCCACCCCCGCTGCCAGCTCGGCGCAGGCGGATGCGCTGTCGGCGCTGGGCAACCTCGGCTATGCCCCCGGTGACGCGGCGGGCGCTGTGGTGCAGGCGGCAGGCGAGATGCCCGACGCCGACACTCCCGCCCTGATCCGCGCGGCGTTGAAACTGCTGGCGCCGAAGGGGTAG
- the ruvB gene encoding Holliday junction branch migration DNA helicase RuvB, which yields MTEIDPTVRPEPLPEDVDRALRPQMLDEFIGQAEARANLRVFIQSARQRGEAMDHTLFHGPPGLGKTTLAQIMARELGVGFRMTSGPVLAKAGDLAAILTNLEARDVLFIDEIHRLNPAVEEVLYPALEDFELDLVIGEGPAARTVRIELQPFTLVGATTRMGLLTTPLRDRFGIPTRLQFYTEDELFTIVDRNARRLGAPADEGGAREIARRARGTPRIAGRLLRRVVDFALVEGDGRVTRGLADMALTRLGVDHLGLDGADRRYLGLIAENYQGGPVGIETLSAALSESRDALEEVIEPFLLQQGLIQRTPRGRMLAAKAWAHLGLPAPRGQSDLFG from the coding sequence ATGACCGAGATTGACCCCACAGTGCGGCCCGAGCCGCTGCCAGAGGATGTCGACCGCGCCTTGCGGCCACAGATGCTGGATGAATTCATAGGCCAGGCCGAGGCGCGGGCGAACCTGCGGGTCTTCATCCAGTCCGCCCGCCAGCGCGGCGAGGCGATGGATCACACGTTGTTCCACGGGCCTCCGGGGCTGGGCAAGACGACGCTTGCGCAGATCATGGCGCGCGAACTGGGGGTGGGGTTCCGCATGACCTCGGGCCCGGTCCTGGCCAAGGCGGGGGACCTGGCGGCGATCCTGACCAATCTCGAAGCGCGTGATGTGTTGTTCATCGACGAGATTCACCGGCTCAACCCGGCGGTGGAGGAAGTGCTTTACCCCGCACTGGAGGATTTCGAGCTGGACCTCGTGATTGGCGAAGGGCCGGCGGCGCGGACCGTGCGGATCGAATTGCAGCCCTTCACGCTGGTCGGCGCGACCACGCGGATGGGGCTGCTGACCACGCCGCTGCGGGATCGCTTCGGCATTCCGACGCGGCTGCAGTTCTACACCGAGGACGAGCTTTTCACCATCGTCGACCGCAACGCGCGGCGGTTGGGCGCACCGGCGGACGAGGGCGGTGCGCGCGAGATCGCCCGCCGGGCGCGGGGCACACCGCGCATCGCGGGGCGGCTGCTGCGCCGGGTCGTCGACTTTGCCCTGGTGGAGGGGGATGGCCGTGTCACGCGGGGCCTGGCGGACATGGCGCTGACCCGGCTGGGCGTGGACCATCTGGGCCTTGACGGCGCGGACCGGCGTTATCTCGGTCTGATCGCCGAGAACTACCAGGGGGGGCCTGTGGGGATCGAGACCCTGTCGGCGGCCCTGTCCGAAAGCCGCGATGCGCTGGAAGAGGTGATCGAGCCCTTCCTGTTGCAGCAGGGGCTCATCCAACGAACCCCGCGCGGGCGCATGCTGGCCGCGAAGGCTTGGGCGCATCTGGGGCTGCCGGCACCCAGGGGACAGAGCGATCTTTTTGGCTGA
- a CDS encoding YbgC/FadM family acyl-CoA thioesterase — protein sequence MSHVFPVRVFYEDTDMAGIVYYANYLRYIERARSDIVEQIGLDQREMRAQGIVFVVTRVEADFLGTAGFGDRLEVRTTHFAKGATRWVFHQEVCRDGKAIFRAVVTAVCMTTGGKPTRLPAKLRSLPTDAAG from the coding sequence ATGAGCCATGTTTTCCCGGTACGGGTTTTTTACGAAGACACAGACATGGCGGGCATCGTCTATTACGCCAATTATCTGCGCTACATCGAGCGCGCCCGGTCCGACATCGTGGAACAGATCGGCCTCGATCAGCGGGAGATGCGCGCGCAGGGGATCGTGTTCGTCGTCACCCGGGTGGAGGCGGATTTTCTGGGCACCGCGGGCTTTGGCGACCGGCTGGAGGTGCGCACGACGCATTTTGCCAAAGGCGCGACGCGCTGGGTCTTTCATCAGGAGGTCTGCCGTGACGGCAAGGCGATCTTCCGCGCGGTAGTCACTGCCGTCTGCATGACCACCGGCGGAAAACCCACCAGATTGCCAGCAAAACTCCGCTCACTGCCCACGGATGCGGCGGGTTGA
- the tolQ gene encoding protein TolQ has translation MEAETLALAQEIDFSVWALFARATLTVKLVMIILIIASFWSWSIIVQKLLQYRRARSEQAAFDRAFWSGEPLDGLYDQIGPDPSGPSEKIFAAGMTEWQRSHRDDGGLIPGATARIDRSMDVAIAKEAERLQGGLTVLATVGSSAPFIGLFGTVIGIMNAFVEIAAQQNTNLAVVAPGIAEALLATGLGLLAAIPAVIFYNKLNADSERIIGAHEAFSDEFATILSRQLDS, from the coding sequence ATGGAAGCAGAAACGCTGGCATTGGCGCAGGAGATTGATTTCTCCGTGTGGGCACTTTTCGCGCGGGCGACGCTGACGGTGAAACTGGTGATGATCATCCTGATCATCGCCTCGTTCTGGTCGTGGTCGATCATCGTGCAGAAGCTGCTGCAATACCGCCGGGCACGTTCCGAACAGGCGGCTTTTGACCGGGCGTTTTGGTCGGGCGAGCCGCTGGACGGGCTCTACGACCAGATCGGCCCCGATCCGAGCGGGCCGTCGGAAAAGATTTTCGCGGCGGGCATGACCGAATGGCAGCGGTCGCACCGGGACGATGGCGGGCTGATCCCCGGCGCCACGGCGCGCATCGACCGGTCGATGGATGTGGCCATCGCCAAGGAGGCCGAGCGTCTGCAGGGCGGGCTGACGGTGCTGGCCACGGTCGGCTCCTCGGCGCCGTTCATCGGTCTCTTCGGCACCGTGATCGGTATCATGAACGCCTTTGTCGAGATCGCGGCGCAGCAGAACACCAACCTGGCCGTCGTGGCCCCGGGTATCGCCGAGGCGTTGCTTGCCACGGGTCTGGGCCTGCTGGCGGCGATCCCGGCGGTGATTTTCTACAACAAGCTCAACGCGGACAGCGAGCGTATCATCGGGGCGCACGAGGCGTTTTCCGACGAATTCGCGACGATCCTGTCGCGCCAGCTGGACAGCTGA
- the tolR gene encoding protein TolR, which produces MGAGVIRKQGGGRGRRRGRAQPMSEINVTPFVDVMLVLLIIFMVAAPLLTVGVPVELPKTAAGALPAEQEEPLTVTVSADGAVQIQTTEVARDQLVTRLRGIATERASDRVYLRADGAVPYATVMEVMGALNAGGFSNIGLVTDIGGPALDNAGTE; this is translated from the coding sequence ATGGGGGCGGGTGTCATCAGGAAACAGGGGGGCGGGCGCGGTCGCCGTCGCGGGCGGGCGCAGCCCATGTCCGAAATCAACGTCACGCCCTTCGTGGACGTGATGCTGGTGCTGCTGATCATCTTCATGGTCGCCGCGCCGCTGCTGACAGTCGGCGTGCCGGTCGAGTTGCCCAAGACCGCCGCCGGTGCCCTGCCGGCCGAGCAGGAGGAGCCGCTGACCGTGACCGTGAGCGCCGATGGCGCGGTGCAGATTCAGACCACGGAAGTGGCGCGGGACCAGCTGGTGACGCGCCTGCGCGGCATCGCGACGGAACGGGCCAGCGACCGGGTCTACCTGCGGGCGGATGGCGCGGTGCCCTATGCCACGGTGATGGAGGTCATGGGCGCGCTCAACGCGGGTGGTTTTTCCAACATCGGGCTGGTGACGGACATCGGCGGTCCCGCGCTGGATAACGCGGGAACGGAGTGA
- a CDS encoding energy transducer TonB → MRRSDLHIGHYVSGAGHLTVIGWLLLGNFFTSEPPPFEMTEVSVISGSDFDALIAAQQPPDTATEVAQPDAPEVTPDAPEVVAEPDAEVEQPAPEQAEPPADDTPPEVAEQSLPPQADVTDTPPTLDEPVGDQAVLVPEVAPEAAPRPVERVAPEPVAQPEPEATPDPVEQEAVAPDETGDAPQETQEATAPEEATTEIVTEATKAPAASPRPPGRRPSAPQVAQTPVETPTETPRVAETPAPTETPDTDVDADAIAAAVAAAQEATEAPAPPAPSGPPLTAGEKENLRVAVSNCWNVGSLSSEALRTTVVVTVNMAQDATPIISSIQMAGSEGGSPAAAKQAFEAARRAIILCGSKGYQLPAEKYSQWQEIEMTFNPERMRVK, encoded by the coding sequence TTGCGCCGCAGCGATCTTCATATCGGTCACTATGTTTCAGGTGCCGGGCACCTTACGGTGATCGGCTGGCTGCTGCTGGGCAATTTCTTTACCTCCGAGCCGCCGCCTTTCGAGATGACCGAGGTGTCGGTGATCTCCGGGTCCGATTTCGATGCGCTGATCGCGGCGCAGCAGCCACCCGACACGGCGACAGAGGTGGCCCAGCCCGACGCCCCCGAGGTGACGCCCGATGCCCCCGAGGTGGTGGCGGAACCCGATGCCGAGGTGGAACAGCCCGCACCGGAACAGGCGGAGCCGCCCGCCGATGACACCCCGCCCGAAGTGGCGGAGCAATCGCTTCCGCCTCAGGCCGACGTGACCGATACGCCGCCCACGCTGGACGAGCCCGTGGGCGATCAGGCCGTGCTGGTGCCCGAGGTCGCGCCCGAAGCCGCACCCCGCCCGGTCGAGCGGGTCGCCCCCGAACCCGTCGCGCAGCCCGAGCCCGAGGCGACGCCGGACCCGGTGGAGCAGGAGGCCGTGGCGCCGGATGAAACCGGGGATGCCCCGCAGGAAACACAGGAAGCCACCGCGCCGGAGGAGGCGACGACCGAGATCGTGACCGAGGCCACGAAGGCCCCCGCAGCCTCGCCCCGTCCGCCCGGGCGGCGGCCATCGGCCCCGCAGGTCGCGCAAACACCGGTCGAGACCCCGACGGAGACGCCGCGTGTGGCCGAGACTCCGGCCCCGACCGAAACACCGGACACGGATGTGGATGCCGACGCGATCGCTGCCGCCGTCGCCGCGGCGCAGGAGGCGACCGAGGCACCTGCACCCCCCGCGCCGAGCGGCCCGCCGCTGACCGCCGGGGAAAAGGAGAACCTGCGGGTCGCTGTGTCGAACTGCTGGAACGTGGGGTCGCTGTCGTCCGAGGCGCTGCGCACCACGGTTGTGGTGACAGTGAACATGGCGCAGGACGCCACGCCCATCATCTCGTCCATCCAGATGGCCGGCAGTGAGGGCGGATCGCCCGCTGCCGCCAAGCAGGCTTTCGAAGCGGCCCGGCGGGCCATCATCCTGTGCGGATCGAAGGGCTACCAGTTGCCGGCGGAGAAATACAGCCAGTGGCAGGAGATCGAGATGACCTTCAACCCTGAGCGGATGCGGGTGAAATGA